In one Sebastes umbrosus isolate fSebUmb1 chromosome 13, fSebUmb1.pri, whole genome shotgun sequence genomic region, the following are encoded:
- the chaf1b gene encoding chromatin assembly factor 1 subunit B: MKLVTCEIAWHNKEPVYSLDFQHSSDGRLHRLATAGVDTTVRLWRVDTGPDGKAVVEFLSNLARHTKAVNVVRFSPSGELLASGGDDAAILLWKLNDSKEPEQTPVFQEDEDAQLNKESWSVVKTLRGHIEDVYDICWTRDGNSMVSGSVDNTAIMWDINKGQKLCILNDHKSYVQGVTWDPLGQYVATLSCDRVMRVYSTHTKKKAFCISKMSSGPLAEGEAKPYRMFHDDSMRSFFRRLSFTPDGSFLLAPAGCVEIGENIINTTYIFSRKSLKRPIAHLPCPSKATLAVRCCPVYFELRTKTEEDGSVQALPNVFQLPYRMVFAVASEDSIFLYDTQQTLPFGLVSNIHYHTLSDLTWSRDGSFLAVSSTDGYCSFLSFSPGELGTPLKEPPTLEFFVPNAGVEKKGKKSTAARTSSPLTQPPSSAPTPTSQTGLAKDAPSVTPPEEKKSTPSAKSKPQPRRITLNTLEGWGKPSSPKTTAPSAPSAPSAPQTPTSASKSTPSTPQPRLTPLTPTNSSTTQPRIAPLTPSTPKALNSANNAGSTTPKGTTTPKGPTPRRVSLTPIASRSPAVSSLFRTPSSTEKAKHERPSPPSDPVCQPPESKRPKTSEPPVKTSTTQT; this comes from the exons ATGAAGTTGGTAACGTGTGAGATTGCATGGCACAACAAGGAGCCAGTCTACAGTCTGGACTTCCAGCACAGCTCAGATGGACGCCTTCATCGGCTGGCCACAGCTGGAGTGGACACCACAGTCAGA CTGTGGCGGGTAGACACGGGCCCAGACGGGAAGGCAGTGGTGGAGTTTCTGTCTAATCTGGCGAGACATACCAAGGCTGTCAACGTAGTGCGTTTTAGCCCCAGTGGAGAGCTCCTTGCCTCAGGAGGAGATG ACGCAGCGATTCTGCTGTGGAAGCTCAATGACTCTAAAGAGCCCGAGCAGACACCCGTTTTCCAGGAGGACGAAGATGCTCAGCTCAACAAGGAGAGCTGGTCTGTGGTCAAGACATTAAG GGGACACATAGAGGACGTGTACGACATCTGCTGGACACGGGATGGAAACTCCATGGTGTCTGGGTCTGTCGACAACACTGCTATTATGTGGGACATTAACAAAG GACAGAAGCTGTGTATCTTGAATGACCATAAGAGCTACGTGCAGGGGGTGACCTGGGATCCTCTGGGTCAATATGTAGCCACTCTCAGCTGCGACAG AGTGATGCGTGTGTACAGCACTCACACCAAGAAGAAAGCCTTCTGTATCAGTAAAATGAGCTCTGGGCCACTCGCAGAGGGAGAG GCCAAGCCGTACAGAATGTTCCACGATGACAGCATGAGGTCATTTTTCCGACGTCTTTCATTCACACCAGATGGGTCTTTCTTGCTCGCTCCAG CTGGATGTGTGGAGATCGGAGAAAACATCATAAATACCACCTACATCTTTTCCAGGAAGAGTCTCAAGAG gCCTATCGCCCACTTGCCGTGTCCAAGTAAAGCTACACTGGCTGTGCGCTGCTGCCCCGTCTACTTTGAACTGAGGACCAAGACGGAAGAAG ATGGTTCAGTTCAGGCTCTTCCCAACGTATTCCAGTTGCCATACCGCATGGTGTTTGCTGTGGCATCTGAGGACTCCATCTTCTTGTATGACACGCAGCAGACGCTTCCTTTTGGCCTGGTGTCCAACATCCACTACCACACACTCAGCGATCTCACATG GTCTCGTGACGGTTCCTTCCTGGCTGTGTCCTCCACAGACGGCTACTGCTCCTTCCTGTCCTTCTCTCCTGGGGAGCTGGGCACTCCGCTGAAGGAGCCCCCCACCCTGGAGTTCTTTGTCCCAAACGCTGGTGTTGAGAAAAAGGGCAAGAAGTCGACGGCGGCCAGGACCTCATCTCCTTTGACCCAGCCACCAAGCTCAGCCCCGACTCCCACATCCCAAACCGGCCTTGCCAAAGATGCCCCCTCCGTCACCCCgccagaggagaagaaaagcacCCCGAGTGCCAAGTCTAAACCTCAGCCCCGTAGGATCACCCTCAACACCCTGGAGGGCTGGGGGAAGCCCTCTAGCCCTAAAACCACAGCTCCTTCAGCTCCTTCAGCTCCTTCAGCACCTCAGACCCCAACATCTGCCAGCAAAAGCACACCCTCTACTCCCCAACCCCGTCTCACCCCTCTCACCCCTACCAACTCCTCCACAACCCAGCCACGCATCGCCCCCCTCACTCCCTCCACCCCTAAAGCCCTCAACAGTGCTAATAATGCTGGGTCCACTACTCCTAAGGGCACAACCACCCCGAAGGGTCCCACACCAAG gaGAGTATCTCTGACTCCCATTGCATCCCGATCTCCGGCTGTTAGTTCACTCTTCCGCACTCCCTCCTCCACTGAGAAGGCCAAACATG AAcgtccttctcctccctctgatCCAGTGTGCCAGCCTCCAGAATCCAAGCGGCCCAAGACCAGTGAGCCCCCAGTAAAGACCAGTACCACCCAGACTTAG